The segment ACTCCAGAACGAGGCTGCGCGGTCCGCGGCCGGCAACGATCCCGTGAGGGGCAACATGGCGGCGAGGTCCCTGATGGTCTGGTCCATGGAGGTAACCCGCAGGCCGTCCAGCATCACAACTTCGCAATCCTCCGGGACGGCCAAGCGGCGCCTTATGCCATTCCGGGACCTGCCGCCGCCCGGTCCCGGCATGACCAGTGTCTCGACTTCCTCAGGCACCTCGATCAGCGGCAGGCCCCACAACACGGCTGCTGATTGGCCGCAGAAGACCGGCGGCTTGCGGGCGGCGTCGTTCACGGCTTGGACTTTAACGCGGAACTGCTCCCACGGCTCAAGCTCCATCCATCGGCTGACCGGAAGGTACAAACCCCGACGAATCCGTACTAGTTCATTGCGCAGGGCCATTCTTGCAACCGTCCGCCCTCCGTGGTCATCGTTGGGGTTGGAATGCGGGGTTATCCATGGATCGGGCCGGAAAGGTGGCATGCCTCCAGCCTTAGGGGCACCGCGTCCGGCGGCCAGCCCGCCGTCGTCGTATGTGGAAAAGTCCTGCGAAAACGGGAACGAACGCGCCACGCAATGCGCGCTCGGGCCACCAACTGCACCAGCTATGGACCATGGCACCTGAACTACCAGGAGCGCCGGTCCTTTCTGGGTGCGGAGTTGATTCCGGCGCGCGCTCGGGCCACCAACTGCACCAGCAAACCCGCCTTCGCCACGCCTCCCCATTTCGAATCGGTAACGCCAGCTTTTATGCTTAGCTTGAGCCTTCGTAAGTGTGGGGGCATCAACTCGTGAGGAAACCGGTATAGATGAGTAGTGTTCTGACAATCCGCGGCGGCGTCCCTTTGACCGGCCGCGTCACCGTCAGAGGTGCCAAGAACCTTGTTCCCAAGGCCATGGTGGCTTCCCTCCTCGGCAACGAACCCTCGGTGCTGCGGAACGTCCCGGAAATCAAGGACGTGGAGGTAGTCACCAGCCTGTTGCAGCTCCATGGCGTGACTGTTCAGAAGGATCCCGTCACCGGTGATCTCACCCTGGATCCCAAGAATGCGAAGACTGCGTCCAGTACCGCGATCGACGCCCATGCCGGGGACTCCCGCATCCCGATCCTGCTGTGCGGTCCGTTGATCCATGCAATCGGTGAAGCATTCATTCCCGATCTCGGCGGCTGCAAGATCGGCGACCGGCCGATCGATTACCACTTGAACGTGCTCCGCCAGTTTGGTGCCGTCGTCGAAAAGCGCCCGGGCGGCATCCACATTTCCGCTCCCAAGGGTCTCCACGGCGCCAAGATCTCACTCCCGTACCCGTCGGTGGGAGCCACGGAGCAAGTCCTGCTGAGTGCCACGCGCGCCGAGGGCATCACCGAACTCAGCGGTGCCGCGACCGAACCGGAGATCATCGACCTCATCGCTGTGCTGCAGAAGATGGGTGCCATCATCAGCGTCCAGACCGATCGAACCATCCGGATCGAAGGCGTTCGGGACTTGGGTGGCTACGACCACCGCGCGCTGGCAGACCGCAATGAATCGGCGTCGTGGGCTTCCGCTGCCCTGGTGACCCGCGGAGACATCTTCGTGGAGGGTGCCTCCCAGCGGGACATGATGACTTTCCTCAACACCTACCGCAAGGTGGGCGGCGGAATGGATATCCGCGAGGACGGCATCCGCTTCTACCACCCCGGCGGAAAGCTGAGCCCGCTCGTCCTTGAAACGGATGTGCACCCGGGCTTCATGACCGATTGGCAACAGCCCCTGGTGGTCGCCTTGACGCAGGCTGAAGGCGTGTCGATTGTCCACGAAACCGTGTACGAAAACCGGTTCGGCTTCACCGACGCCCTGACCCGCATGGGCGCAACCATCCAGGTCCACCGCGAATGCCTTGGGAGCGTGCCGTGCCGCTTCGGCCAGCGCAATTTCCTGCATTCCGCCGTCGTCTCAGGACCCACTCCGCTGAGGGGCACCGACATCGACATTCCCGACCTCCGTGGCGGATTCAGCCACCTTATTGCGGCGCTCGCCGCGACCGGCACGTCCAGGGTGACCGGGATCGACATCATCAACCGCGGCTACGAGCGCTTCACTGAAAAGCTTGCCGGGCTGGGCGCCGATTTCGACCTCACCGAATCCAAGTAACGGGGGACACTTTGAAGGAATCGGCCCAGAGCCGTGCCATGTTCGCTGTTCTTGCGGGAGCTGCGCGACCGCTCATGAACATCCTCATGGCAAAGAAGTGGGAGGGGACCGAAAAGCTCCCCGCGGGTGGCTTCATCGCCGCCCCGAACCACTGCACCGAGATCGACCCCATCGTCGTGGGGCACATGCTCTACAACATGAAGCGTCCACCGCATTTTCTCGCGAAAGCGGGCCTCTTCAAGGCCCCCGTCCTCGGTAGCCTGTTGCGCGCCACGAACCAGATTCCAGTGGAGCGCTCGACGACGGGGGCGAACCGCTCGTTGCAAGCCGCCCAGGAAGTGGTGGATGCCGGCGGCGCCATCATCATCTATCCGGAGGGCACCCTGACGCGCGATCCGGATTTGTGGCCGATGAAGGGCCACACGGGAGCTGCGCGCCTGGCAATCCAGACCGGTGCCCCCGTGGTACCCATTGCCCATTGGGGTGCCCATGAGGTGTTCCCCCGGTACGCCAAGCGCCTGCACGTCTTCCCGCGGAAGACCTCCCGCATCCTGGTAGGCGATCCCGTGGACCTCAGCGCTTTCCAGGGCCGGGCACTCGACCGGGCCACCTTGGTTGAGGCTACGGACATCATCATGGGTGCCATCACGGAGCTTCTTGCTACATTGCGGGGGGAAGAACCGCCCAAGGAACGCTGGGACCCTGCCGCCCACAACCAGTCGAAGCACGGTCGGTTCCAAGCTACTGAAGGAACCTCGGGCACCGACGGCACGGACGGACAGAAGTGACCTCCGGGGAAGAACTCATGGCCGACACAGGTGTTGTCGCCGTGCTTGGCGCGGGATCCTGGGGCACGACGTTCGCAAAGGTCCTGGCGGATGCTGCACTTGCCACCGGTGCGGAGCGCAGTATCCGCATTTGGGGCCGGCGGGACGAAGTGGTTGCCCAGATCAATGCGGAACACCGCAACGCCCAGTACTTGAAGGACATTGCGCTGCCCGATTCCATCACGGCCTCAACAGATGTAGCGGAGGTCCTTGCGGGCGCCGGAATCGTAATTCTGGCCGTGCCGGCGCAGTCGCTTCGGCTTCAACTGCGCAAATGGAAACCACTGGTGGAACCTGGCGCCGTGGTCGTTTCGCTTATGAAGGGCCTTGAACTCGGTACGGATTCCCGCATGAGCCAGGTCATTTCCGAGGAACTCGATATTCCGCAGGAGCGGGTGGCCGTTGTTTCGGGACCCAACCTGGCGATGGAGATTGCGCGCCAGGAACCGACGGCTTCCGTGGTGGCCTGCAGCGACGAAGCTACGGCTGTATCATTCGCGCTCTACTGCACCGCGCCGTACTTCCGCCCCTACACGAGCAACGATGTGGTCGGCGTCGAAATCGGGGGGATCGTGAAAAACGTGATCGCCCTGGCCGTCGGTATCTGCGAAGGCAAGCAAATGGGCGACAACACCAAGGCCTCGGTGATCACCCGCGGGCTCGCGGAGACCTCTCGGCTGGCCCTTGCCCTGGGTGGCGACGCGCGCACGATGGCAGGCCTTGCCGGACTGGGGGACCTCGTGGCTACCTGCTCTTCGCCCCTGTCCCGGAACCATACGGCGGGACGATTGCTCGGCGAAGGTTTGACCCTGGATCAGGTCACCGAGCGTATGACGCAGACGGCGGAAGGCATTAAATCCGGGTACGCTGTCTACGAACTAGCCGGAAAACTCGGTGTCGACATGCCGATCACCGCGGCCGTGGTAGCCGTCCTCGAAGGCAAACTATCCGTTGATGAACTTGGGCCCAGACTCCTGGCCCGCTCCCTGAAGTCCGAAGGCGATTACTAACTGTGACCGAAGAATCCCTGTCTGCCGGAACTGCCGAGTCCGCGACGCCGGCCGAACATCGGCGGCCTCGCGTCGCCGTACTCTTTGGCGGCCGATCCAGCGAGCACGCCGTCAGCTGTGTGACGGCGGCGGGCGTCATGGGCGCTATCGACAAGAGCAAGTACGACGTCGTCCCCATCGGGATAGCCAAGTCGGGGCAGTGGGTGATCCCCTCCGCTGACATCAGCCAGTGGTCGCTGAGCGCCTCGGCCTTGCCTGAGGTCCTGCCTTCGGGAAAGACTGTAACCCTCGCTGAAGTGGGTGGAGCCCACCAATTGATCGTCACAGCACCGAATGCGGTGCCCGAGGAACTGGGCTCCGTGGACGTCGTGTTTCCGCTCCTGCACGGCCCTTGGGGCGAAGACGGCACTGTCCAGGGGCTCTTGGAGCTCTCGGACACCCGCTACGTGGGAGCCGGAGTCCTCGCATCCGCCGTCGGCATGGACAAGCATTTCATGAAGGTCGTTTTCGAGGCCGCCGGACTTACGGTGGGACCGTATGTCGCCGTCACTGACCGTGAATGGATCAACGACGCCGAAGCCGTGCGCAAACGCGTGGACCGCCTCGGCTTTCCGGTCTTCGTGAAGCCCGCCCGCGCCGGTTCCTCGATGGGGATTTCCAAAGTCGATTCCATGGACGGGTTGGATGCCGCCATCGAAGAAGCACGGCGACACGACCTCAAGCTGGTGATCGAGGCCGGCATCGTTGGCCGTGAAATCGAGTGTGCGGTCCTTGAAGGACGCGGCACTGCGGCCCCGCGAACCTCCATGCCGGGGGAAATCGCCGTCGCTCCGGGCGAACACGAGTTCTACGATTTCAACGCCAAATATGTGGAGGACGGCGCCGCCGCCCTTAGCTGCCCGGCCGATATTCCGGACGAGGCCATTGCGCGCGTCCGTGAGCTCGCTGCGGCCGCGTTCGATGCTGTGGGTGCAGAAGGCCTCAGCCGCGTGGACTTTTTCTACACTCCGGTCGGCGAACTCATCATCAACGAGATCAACACGATGCCCGGATTCACCCCGAAGAGCATGTATCCGCAAATGTGGGCGGCTTCCGGGCTGGGCTACGCCGAGTTGATCGACGAACTCATCTACCTGGCCCTCAACCGGAAAACGGGCCTGCGCTGATAACCGGCCTGCGCTGATAACCGGCCGGCGCTGCGTACGCTACTTGCCAGGGGTGCTCGTGGGCAGGTTCTGCAGCAGCTCAGGCTGCCCGATGCACTTGCGAACGGCCTTGATTTTCGCTGCGGCGGGAGCCAGATCGGCAAGGACCGTGGCGGAACTGATCTTATTCGGGTCCATGAGGATTTCAGTGGCGGGCTCGCGCCCGTACGTGGTCAGGGTCCACACCGGGTCGCCTTCCTTGATGACCCAGTCGACGTCGTTGACGGTGACGCAACGGTCCGTGGTGGGGCCGGGCACGTTGACGCCGCAACGCAGAATCAACACAGACGGATCCCCCCATGCCGCCGTGGCCTGGCTGTTGGTCTTCCGCAGGGCGGCGCCGCCGATAGAGTCCGGGAGCGACACCATCATGGGCGCGCAGGCAGCATTCGCGGCATCAGCCGCGGGCTTGACGTCGACGACGGGAGAGCAGGCTGCAAGGGTAAGGACCGAAACCGCCGCGGCTGTCAAGGAACAGAGGGCGCGGACGTACACAGCGGCTTTCGTTTGTTGCATTGATCAAGCCTATCGCGGCTGCGGCAAGCCCCTGGCGCCAAGGGACAGCCCTTTGTTGTCGGCGGTTCGCGATAGCGTAGAGCTGTGTCCATAGAACAACAGACTGTCGGGGAACTCTCCGAAGGCGAGCTGCTCGCGCGCATCTTTCCGCGCCTGAACCACAGCAGCAGCGTGCTGCTCGGGCCCGGGGACGACGCCGCCGTCGTCGCCGCCCCGGATGGCCGGACCCTCATTTCCATCGACACCCAGACCCAGGACCAGGACTTCCGCCTGGAATGGAACAACGGATACCGGACGACGGGCTATGACGTCGGCTGGAAATCGGCAGCGCAGAATCTCAGCGACATCAACGCGATGGGTGGTACCGCAGTGTCCCTCGTCGTCAGCCTGACCATGCCGCCCGGCACTCCGGTGCAGTGGGTCGAGGACTTTGCGGATGGCCTGACGGCCGGCATCGTCGGCTTGGGGGCTGCCGATTGTTCGGTTGCCGGGGGAGACCTGGGCCGTGGCCGCGAAATCGGGGTGACCGTCGCCGTCGTCGGGACAATGCACGGGCTCCCTGCTGTGTTGCGCTCCGGGGCCCGTCCGGGAGACATCCTGGCCCTTGCTGGAAGTGTTGGCCGCGCCGCAGCCGGCCTGGCCCTGCTTGAAAGCACCATACCCCTAGGCAAGCTGAACGCTGCCCAGCGCGGACTCATGGACAGCCAGTGCAGGCCGCAGCCGCCTCTCGCCGCGGGACCGCAGGGTGCCAAGGCAGGAGCAACGGCCATGATGGATGTCTCCGACGGGCTCTTGCGCGACGGCGCCCGCCTCGCCGAAGCCAGTGGCGTCGCACTCGACCTCGACCCCATCGCGCTCAAGGCCCTTGCCACTCCCCTGGAAGCTGCCTCGGCTCCCCTTGGCCGCGATCCCATGGACTGGATCCTGGGGGGCGGAGAGGACCATGGCCTGCTGGCGACATTTCCAGCCAATGTTCAGCGACCTTCCGGCTTCACTGCGATAGGCTCGATCCAGGCCGTTGCCGAAGGACAGCACAGCGGCGTCCGGATAGCGGGAATGCCCGTTGACACCGTGGGATGGGATCACTTTGCAGACTAAGATTGCCGCCAATACGCACGCCATGAAGCGGTGGCTGGGCAAAGCGGAGACGACGCTCGGGAACCACAGCGACCGCCTCAACGCCATCAACATCTTCCCGGTGGCAGATGGCGACACCGGCACCAACCTCTACCTCACTGTCCGCGCCGCTGCGGCAGTATTCGCAGATCGTTCCACGGCGGACGAGCCGGTAAACGACGTCGGCGCCGTTCTGGCCGCGGCAGGACGGGCGGCCATGGAGCAGGCCCGGGTAACTCCGGAACGCTTTTTGCCGTCTTTTTGTGCGCAGTGGCTGAGCCGCTGGCCGGGCACACGCGCCTCAGTGCGCCCCTGCTGGCCGCAGCCCTCAACCGGGCCCAGATCAGGGCTTGGTCGGCCTTGAGCGAGCCGGTACCGGGCACCATGCTCTCCGTTCTCGAAGCCGCCGCCAGGGCAGCGGGCGAATGCGATACTGCGCACAACAGCGATGACAGCAACCAGGCGCTGGGACTGGCCCTCGATGCCGCTGTCAATGCCGCGCTGGATGCAGTAGTGCGAACCGAGGACCAACTCGCCCCGCTGCACGCCGCCCATGTAGTGGACGCGGGCGGGGTGGGCATGTTGTTGATCCTGGACTGCCTGCGTTCGGCTGTGCTCGGCGAAGAACTCCAGGATGAGCTCCTGGACGGGCTGCACGGCTACGACCTGCAGGATCCGCACATCCATGCCGGAATGCCGGACGACGACGGCGTCGAGGTCATGTGCACCATCAGCCTTTCACCGCTGGCCGCCGCCACGCTCCGTCAGCGATTGGACGAACTCGGCGACTCCGTCATCATGAGCCAGGTCGGCAGCGCAAGCCAGGTGGGCGGCCTGTCGGGGCCGGATGATGCCGGGGACGACGATGACGATGGGGACGCCGTAGAAGCCAGCTACCGTTGGCGCGTGCATGTCCACGTTCCGGAAGCTGAACCCGCCGTGGCAGTCATCCGCTCACTCGGCGAGCCCACCGACATCTCCGTCAGCCAGCTCTCGATGCCGCGCGACCCAGGCCTTCCGGCAGGCCAGCACGGGCATGAATACTGAGCTTCACCTTCCCCTCGAGCGGAGGATCGGCAAGCGCTCCGCGTCCGTCATCGAGAAGCACCTTGGCCTGGACACCGTCGGGGAGCTGCTGAACTACTTTCCCCGCCGTTACCTGAGCCGTGGGGAGCTGACCCCCATCAGCAAACTGCCGCTGGATGAAGAGGCCACCCTCATCGCCAGGGTCCTGTCCAATTCAACCCGGCAAATGCGTGCAAGGCGGGGATCGTTGACGGACGTCGTGGTCACGGACGAGGCCAGCGGTGAGCAGATTCCCGGAACATTGAAAATCAGTTTCTTCAACGGCTTCCGTGCCCGCGCTGAGCTTCAGCCGGGCCGCCGCGTGATGTTCTCCGGCAAGGTCAGCCGCTACGGCGGATCCTTGGGCATGACCAATCCGGACTTCATGCTGCTCGACGAGGACCCGGAGCTGGCCGGTTCCGTCGATCCGGAAAAGCTCGCGGCCATGCCCATTCCCGTGTATCCGGCCACCGCGAAGCTCACCAGTTGGTCCATCCACAAGGTCATCACCACGCTGCTGGATACCATCGATGTGGACAGCATCGAGGATCCGCTGCCTGCCGAAATTGCGTCCCGGGAGAAATTTCCGGGGGTCGGGGAAGCGTACCGGCTGATCCATTCGCCCGAAACGGCGGCGGACTGGCAGCGTGCCCGTGACCGGTTCCGCTACCAGGAGGCACTGGTTCTGCAGACTGCGCTGGCGCGGCGCCGGGCCCAGCTGGCTGCCGAAGAGGCAACCGCTCGCCGCCCCGTGCCCGAAGGGCTCCTTGCTGCCTTCGACCGGCAGCTGCCGTTCACGCTGACTGCCGGCCAGGCCGCCGTCGGAAAGACGCTTTCCCACGAGCTGGCACAGGACTCGCCGATGAACCGCCTGCTGCAGGGCGAAGTTGGTTCCGGAAAAACGATCGTGGCCTTGCGGGCCATGCTGCAAGTGGTGGATGCCGGCGGGCAGGCGGCACTGCTTGCCCCCACGGAGGTCCTCGCGGCACAGCACTTCGATTCCATCCGGAGGACCCTGGGCCCGCTGGCCCGCGACGGGTTGTTCGGAGGTGCCGGGATGCTGGGCGGGGCCGGATTGTTGGACAGCGACCCCGGGAATGGCCCCGGGTCGGTCCAGGTCGCCTTGCTGACAGGCTCCATGCCGACGGTTGCCCGCAAACAAGCCATGCTGGACGCGGCCTCGGGCAACGCCGGCATTGTGATCGGCACCCACGCGCTGCTCAGTGACAAAACCTCGTTCCAGGACCTCGGCCTGATCGTGGTGGACGAGCAGCATCGCTTTGGGGTGGAACAGCGCGACGCCCTGCGTGCCAAGGCCAACCGGCCGCCCCACCTGCTCGTGATGACCGCTACTCCGATTCCGCGCACCGTCGCCATGACCGTCTTCGGCGACCTCGAAACGTCCGTGTTGGACGAACTCCCTGCAGGCCGGGCGCCCATCTCCACCCACGTCGTCGGGCTCGCGGAAAACCCGGGCTGGGCGGGCAGGATCTGGAAACGCTCCCGGGAAGAGATCGACGCCGGCCACCAGGTGTACGTCGTGTGCCCCAAGATCGGAGACGACGACGACGGCGACTTCAGCCCGGGCGAAGCGGAACCAAGCGACGCCGAACTTTCGGAGGAGGGCCCCGCACGCGAGCTCGCTTCGGTGACCGCCGTCGTCGAAACGCTCAGCCAGGAGCCCGCCCTCCGCGGCGTCCGGGTGGAGCCCCTCCACGGACGGCAGGATCCGGCACTCAAGTCCGAAACCATGGCCTCATTCACTGCCAACCAGACCCAGCTGCTGGTGTCCACCACGGTGATCGAGGTGGGTGTGGATGTCCATAACGCCACGCTGATGGTGATCCTTGATGCTGACCGTTTCGGCATTTCGCAACTCCACCAGCTGCGCGGGAGGGTGGGCCGCGGCGGTCTTCCAGGCACGTGCCTGCTGGTCACGACGCTTGAGCCCGGCCATCCCAGCCGCAGGCGCCTTGACGCCGTCGCGTCGACTACCGACGGCTTCGAACTTTCCCAGGAAGACCTCAAGCTGCGCCGCGAAGGCGATATCCTGGGCGCCTCGCAATCCGGCGGGCGTTCCACCCTTAAGCTGTTACGGGTCCTGGAGCATGAGGACGTGATCGCCCGCGCCCGCACCGATGCCCAGCGGCTCGTTGCGGACGATCCCGGGCTGGAGGGCCAACAGGCACTGGCCGCCGCGATTGACGAATATCTGAACCCCGAAAAGGAGGCGTTCCTTGAACGCGGCTAAGGAATCCACGCCCGAAGGCACGCCTGATTGTGCTGCCCCCGGAGTTGGCCGGTGAGCCGGATCATTGCCGGCGTGGTCGGCGGCAATCCGCTGGTCAGCGTCCCCGGAAACGCCACCAGGCCCACGACGGACCGCGTCAAAGAGGCCTTGTTCTCGCGGCTCGAGGCCCTCGACGCCATCGACGATGCCCGGGTCCTGGATCTTTATGCGGGTTCGGGGTCGCTCGGCATCGAAAGTGCCAGCCGGGGCGCGCGCTCGGCCGAACTCGTGGAATTTGATGCACGCGCCTCCGAGGTCTGCCAGCGTAATGCAGACATGGCCAACCAGGTGCTGGGACGCAGGATTGTCTCTGTCAATCGTTCCAAGGTGGAGTCCTTCCTGGAACGCGCGGCGGATGACGTCCTCTGGGACCTGGTGTTCCTGGATCCGCCCTATCCTTTGGATGAGCCTTCCCTGAAGGCCGTCCTCGCCAAGCTTGCCTTCCACCTGGATGAAGGCGCCGTGGTGGTCGTCGAGCGTTCCTCTAGGTCCCCGGAGCCGGACTGGCCGGACACCCTCGAACGGTTTGCCGACAAGAAGTACGGCGAGACCAAGCTCTGGTTCGCCGAACCCGTCTAGCGCATGCCTGGCCGGAGCTGCGGCGCTAGCCCGATAGGCGGTCCAACTCCACTCCGCTCAGCACCGCCGCGGGGTGCGGCCCACGGGCGAGCAGTTCCGCCGTCCACTCGGCCGGCCACGGCCGGCGCGTCCCCACCAGGATGATGTTTCCGGGGTAGCGGCCGGCGAACATGCCGCTCTCGGCGAAGGCTGCAACGTCGGGCATCGCCCGGCGCATCGCGGCGACCTGGCTGCGCACCAGGCTCAGGGCTGCCTCGTCGCCGACGTTGACGATGAGCACCCCATCGGGCCGGAGCCGCGCCGCGGCCTCTTCATAGAACTCCTGGCAGGCGATATGTGCCGGTGCCTCGGGACCGGAGAAGATGTCCAGGATCACGACGTCGAACCCGAGTTCCGCGGGCAGCTCGGCGAGGGTTTCGCGTGCGTCGCCGATATGCGTCTCCAAGCGGGTGCCGTCCGGCATGGGCAACTTCTGCAGCACGAAGTCGAGCAATTCACGTTCGAGTTCGACGGCGTGCTGTTCCGAACCGGGCCTTGTCGCCTCGATGTAGCGGGCCAGGGTCAAGGCCCCTGCGCCGAGATGAAGGGCAGTGATGGCTTGCCCGCCTGGCGCGAGCAGATCCACCACATGGCCGATCCTGCGCAGGTACTCGTAGAAGACTTCCGCGGGTTCCGCGAGATTGACGTGGGATTGCTCGGCGTCACCGATGCGGAGGATGTAGGCGCCGTCAATCAGCGTGTCGGCTTCGATCGCGGCATGTTGGCCGGTGGTCCGCAGGAAACGCCGTCCCTCGTGGTTTTGCCCGGTTGACACAGTCAGAGCTTGTCCCGCAGGGTGGCCAGCCTGGCGGCCGCTTCTTCCAGCACTTCGGTCTTCTTGCAGAACGCGAATCGGAGAAGGCTGCGCGTCCTTTCCGCGCCTTCCGGGTGGCAAAACACGGGAACGGGGATGGCAGCCACTCCCACGAGCCCCGGCAGCCTTCGTGCCAAGTCCACGGAGTCGCTGATGCCGAGGGGCGCGGTGTCCACGTTGATGAAGTATGTTCCCTGGGGCGTGTAGACGCCGAAGCCGGCGGCCCGCAGTCCCTCGGCCAGAATGTCCCGCTTGTGCTGGAGAGTGGACGCGATGCCGGTGTAGAACTCATCGGGAAGGGCAAGGCCTACCGCGATCGCACTTTGGAAGGGGGTGCCGGAACTGTAGCTGAGGAATTGTTTGACTGTGCGGATCGCCGCCACAAGGTGGGCCGGTCCGCTGAGCCAGCCGATCTTCCAGCCGGTGAACGAGAACGTCTTGCCGGCCGAGGAAATCGTGACACTTCGTTCGGCCGCTCCGGGGATGCTGGCGACCGGAAGGTGCTGCACACCGAAGGTAAGGTGCTCGTAGACTTCATCGCTGAGGATCACGGCATCGTATTTCCGGGCGAGATCGACGACGCGTTCCAGCACCTCGCGAGGGAAGACCGCGCCCGTGGGATTGTGCGGGTTGTTGAGGAGCACAACCTTCGTGCGCTCACTGAATGCCGATTCCATGGCATCCACGTCCGGAAGGAAGTCCGGCGCCAGCAGGGGAGCGGTCACGTGCTTGGCCCCGGCGAGTCCGATGATGGCGCCATAAGAGTCGTAGAAGGGCTCGAAGGTCAGCACCTCGTCGCCGGGTTCGATGAATGCGAGCAATGAGGCGGCGATGGCTTCGGTGGCCCCGGTAGTCACAATAACCTCGGTCTGCGGGTCCGGGGTCAGTCCGTAGAAGCGTTCCTGGTGTGCGGCGATGGCCTCGCGCAGTTCGGGGATGCCTTTGCCAGGCGCGTACTGGTTGGCTCCCGCCGTGATGGCTGCCTGCGCTGCTGCCTTGATTTCCGCCGGGCCGTCCTCGTCCGGGAATCCTTGGCCCAGGTTGATGGCGCCGGTGGATATCGCCAGGGTGGTCATCTCTTCGAAGATGGTCACTCCGAGGCTGCCGTCGGCCGAAAGCAGGTTGGCTCCGCTGGCGGCCCGTTGCCAAGGGGCGACGGACGTGTTCTGGCTGAGAGAGGCCGGGCTCGTCACTGTGGGGCTGCCTTCCTGGGTGCTGGCTTCCGGCTCGTCCGG is part of the Arthrobacter ramosus genome and harbors:
- the murA gene encoding UDP-N-acetylglucosamine 1-carboxyvinyltransferase, coding for MSSVLTIRGGVPLTGRVTVRGAKNLVPKAMVASLLGNEPSVLRNVPEIKDVEVVTSLLQLHGVTVQKDPVTGDLTLDPKNAKTASSTAIDAHAGDSRIPILLCGPLIHAIGEAFIPDLGGCKIGDRPIDYHLNVLRQFGAVVEKRPGGIHISAPKGLHGAKISLPYPSVGATEQVLLSATRAEGITELSGAATEPEIIDLIAVLQKMGAIISVQTDRTIRIEGVRDLGGYDHRALADRNESASWASAALVTRGDIFVEGASQRDMMTFLNTYRKVGGGMDIREDGIRFYHPGGKLSPLVLETDVHPGFMTDWQQPLVVALTQAEGVSIVHETVYENRFGFTDALTRMGATIQVHRECLGSVPCRFGQRNFLHSAVVSGPTPLRGTDIDIPDLRGGFSHLIAALAATGTSRVTGIDIINRGYERFTEKLAGLGADFDLTESK
- a CDS encoding lysophospholipid acyltransferase family protein produces the protein MKESAQSRAMFAVLAGAARPLMNILMAKKWEGTEKLPAGGFIAAPNHCTEIDPIVVGHMLYNMKRPPHFLAKAGLFKAPVLGSLLRATNQIPVERSTTGANRSLQAAQEVVDAGGAIIIYPEGTLTRDPDLWPMKGHTGAARLAIQTGAPVVPIAHWGAHEVFPRYAKRLHVFPRKTSRILVGDPVDLSAFQGRALDRATLVEATDIIMGAITELLATLRGEEPPKERWDPAAHNQSKHGRFQATEGTSGTDGTDGQK
- a CDS encoding NAD(P)H-dependent glycerol-3-phosphate dehydrogenase — protein: MADTGVVAVLGAGSWGTTFAKVLADAALATGAERSIRIWGRRDEVVAQINAEHRNAQYLKDIALPDSITASTDVAEVLAGAGIVILAVPAQSLRLQLRKWKPLVEPGAVVVSLMKGLELGTDSRMSQVISEELDIPQERVAVVSGPNLAMEIARQEPTASVVACSDEATAVSFALYCTAPYFRPYTSNDVVGVEIGGIVKNVIALAVGICEGKQMGDNTKASVITRGLAETSRLALALGGDARTMAGLAGLGDLVATCSSPLSRNHTAGRLLGEGLTLDQVTERMTQTAEGIKSGYAVYELAGKLGVDMPITAAVVAVLEGKLSVDELGPRLLARSLKSEGDY
- a CDS encoding D-alanine--D-alanine ligase family protein; its protein translation is MSAGTAESATPAEHRRPRVAVLFGGRSSEHAVSCVTAAGVMGAIDKSKYDVVPIGIAKSGQWVIPSADISQWSLSASALPEVLPSGKTVTLAEVGGAHQLIVTAPNAVPEELGSVDVVFPLLHGPWGEDGTVQGLLELSDTRYVGAGVLASAVGMDKHFMKVVFEAAGLTVGPYVAVTDREWINDAEAVRKRVDRLGFPVFVKPARAGSSMGISKVDSMDGLDAAIEEARRHDLKLVIEAGIVGREIECAVLEGRGTAAPRTSMPGEIAVAPGEHEFYDFNAKYVEDGAAALSCPADIPDEAIARVRELAAAAFDAVGAEGLSRVDFFYTPVGELIINEINTMPGFTPKSMYPQMWAASGLGYAELIDELIYLALNRKTGLR
- a CDS encoding DUF3515 family protein translates to MQQTKAAVYVRALCSLTAAAVSVLTLAACSPVVDVKPAADAANAACAPMMVSLPDSIGGAALRKTNSQATAAWGDPSVLILRCGVNVPGPTTDRCVTVNDVDWVIKEGDPVWTLTTYGREPATEILMDPNKISSATVLADLAPAAAKIKAVRKCIGQPELLQNLPTSTPGK
- the thiL gene encoding thiamine-phosphate kinase, which codes for MSIEQQTVGELSEGELLARIFPRLNHSSSVLLGPGDDAAVVAAPDGRTLISIDTQTQDQDFRLEWNNGYRTTGYDVGWKSAAQNLSDINAMGGTAVSLVVSLTMPPGTPVQWVEDFADGLTAGIVGLGAADCSVAGGDLGRGREIGVTVAVVGTMHGLPAVLRSGARPGDILALAGSVGRAAAGLALLESTIPLGKLNAAQRGLMDSQCRPQPPLAAGPQGAKAGATAMMDVSDGLLRDGARLAEASGVALDLDPIALKALATPLEAASAPLGRDPMDWILGGGEDHGLLATFPANVQRPSGFTAIGSIQAVAEGQHSGVRIAGMPVDTVGWDHFAD
- a CDS encoding ATP-dependent DNA helicase RecG; protein product: MNTELHLPLERRIGKRSASVIEKHLGLDTVGELLNYFPRRYLSRGELTPISKLPLDEEATLIARVLSNSTRQMRARRGSLTDVVVTDEASGEQIPGTLKISFFNGFRARAELQPGRRVMFSGKVSRYGGSLGMTNPDFMLLDEDPELAGSVDPEKLAAMPIPVYPATAKLTSWSIHKVITTLLDTIDVDSIEDPLPAEIASREKFPGVGEAYRLIHSPETAADWQRARDRFRYQEALVLQTALARRRAQLAAEEATARRPVPEGLLAAFDRQLPFTLTAGQAAVGKTLSHELAQDSPMNRLLQGEVGSGKTIVALRAMLQVVDAGGQAALLAPTEVLAAQHFDSIRRTLGPLARDGLFGGAGMLGGAGLLDSDPGNGPGSVQVALLTGSMPTVARKQAMLDAASGNAGIVIGTHALLSDKTSFQDLGLIVVDEQHRFGVEQRDALRAKANRPPHLLVMTATPIPRTVAMTVFGDLETSVLDELPAGRAPISTHVVGLAENPGWAGRIWKRSREEIDAGHQVYVVCPKIGDDDDGDFSPGEAEPSDAELSEEGPARELASVTAVVETLSQEPALRGVRVEPLHGRQDPALKSETMASFTANQTQLLVSTTVIEVGVDVHNATLMVILDADRFGISQLHQLRGRVGRGGLPGTCLLVTTLEPGHPSRRRLDAVASTTDGFELSQEDLKLRREGDILGASQSGGRSTLKLLRVLEHEDVIARARTDAQRLVADDPGLEGQQALAAAIDEYLNPEKEAFLERG